The proteins below come from a single Streptococcus canis genomic window:
- a CDS encoding MptD family putative ECF transporter S component: MKQLRIKDIMTTGAFAALYFICVGMGTLIGIFFDHSGNMLYAPAFAALLGGTVYFLLIAKLQKFGPVTLLGLIMGGFFFLSGHFFAAMFPSIVFGFLADVIASLGKYKSRVFNNLSYLVFAFVNSGPILLMWLLKDAYVESLLARGKDMAYVNRVMYDFSLSHVTWFVGTVLVGALLGSAFAHYLLRKHFAKSGLLS, from the coding sequence ATGAAACAGTTACGAATTAAAGATATTATGACAACAGGCGCCTTTGCTGCCCTCTATTTTATTTGTGTCGGTATGGGCACTTTGATTGGCATCTTTTTTGATCATTCGGGAAATATGTTATATGCGCCAGCTTTTGCTGCCTTATTAGGGGGAACGGTTTATTTTCTTCTGATTGCTAAACTGCAAAAATTTGGACCAGTAACCTTGTTAGGCTTGATTATGGGAGGTTTCTTTTTTCTCAGTGGCCATTTTTTTGCGGCTATGTTTCCAAGTATTGTTTTTGGCTTCCTAGCAGATGTCATTGCTTCTCTAGGTAAATACAAGTCACGAGTTTTCAACAACTTGTCTTATCTGGTGTTTGCCTTTGTCAACAGTGGTCCAATTCTGTTGATGTGGTTGTTGAAAGATGCTTATGTGGAAAGCTTGTTGGCGCGTGGTAAGGACATGGCCTATGTCAACCGTGTCATGTATGACTTTAGTCTGAGTCATGTGACGTGGTTTGTTGGGACAGTTCTTGTAGGAGCCTTATTGGGGTCAGCTTTTGCCCATTACTTGCTAAGAAAACATTTTGCCAAATCGGGATTGTTATCATGA
- a CDS encoding energy-coupling factor transporter transmembrane component T → MRLDVRTKLLLLVLANACFFFRIDGWLEMLVVAGLLMLLYALGKKGLTFKLALIYLWLVGLSFVPLAVLPTYFYRLLTFVPVAGKLIYPSLLAALIAIKTTTIYELVHGLRKWHVPEVWLLTFAVMFRFLPTIKQESRVIHRSLKIRGIFLDKWSILIKPKHYLEYLLVPLLFSLIRSSQDLTIASLTKGLAVQRGTSECFGSHLTWKDWGVQLWILIIITIMVLQ, encoded by the coding sequence ATGAGGCTTGATGTTCGCACCAAACTACTCTTGTTGGTACTTGCCAACGCCTGCTTCTTTTTCCGTATTGATGGTTGGCTAGAAATGCTGGTAGTCGCTGGTTTACTAATGCTTTTATATGCCTTGGGCAAAAAAGGTTTGACCTTTAAGCTGGCTCTGATTTACTTGTGGCTTGTTGGTTTGTCTTTTGTTCCCTTAGCGGTGCTGCCGACCTATTTTTACCGCTTGCTGACCTTTGTACCTGTTGCAGGGAAATTGATTTACCCTTCCTTGCTGGCGGCTTTGATTGCTATTAAAACCACCACCATTTACGAATTGGTTCATGGTTTACGCAAATGGCATGTTCCAGAAGTTTGGTTATTGACCTTTGCAGTCATGTTTCGTTTTTTGCCAACCATTAAGCAAGAAAGTCGGGTGATTCACCGCTCCTTAAAAATTAGAGGCATTTTCTTGGACAAGTGGTCTATATTAATCAAACCCAAACACTATCTGGAATATTTATTGGTGCCCTTGCTTTTCTCTTTGATACGGAGTAGTCAAGATTTAACCATTGCTAGTTTAACCAAAGGGTTGGCCGTCCAAAGAGGCACCAGCGAATGTTTTGGATCACACCTAACTTGGAAAGATTGGGGGGTACAACTGTGGATTCTCATCATCATCACCATCATGGTGCTTCAGTGA
- a CDS encoding ATP-binding cassette domain-containing protein, which yields MISAKDLCFTYQQSQKAACQVADCQVRAGQLIVLCGQSGSGKSTFLKLLNGLIPDYYAGELQGSLKVADCQAGRDSVESFSRSVASVFQNPASQFFYREVQHELVFPCENQGLASELIMERLNGLAQDFDFQDLLGRDMFHLSGGQKQRVAIATAIMQGTDIMVFDEPTANLDQAGIEVVKTYLCQLKAAGKTIIVAEHRLHYLTDLADAFFYFQQGYLSQVMTAETLLALPDQDRQDMGLRRLDLSDLIPTLTKKSSSQHYSDKDDLCIYNLTVRAGSKILRRIDQLSFAAGKVSGITGPNGLGKSQLVAYLSGILEDKQATIRFQGQTLSAKERLAKTSLVLQDVGLQLFSESVLEEVNLGHEQHPETAVVLERLALTDLLERHPASLSGGEQQRVMIAASLLSGKEILIFDEPSSGLDLRQMQALSSLLKDVKSQDKVVILISHDEELLTDVCDSIYHMSP from the coding sequence GTGATTTCAGCCAAGGACCTATGCTTTACTTATCAGCAGAGTCAAAAAGCAGCCTGCCAAGTGGCTGATTGTCAGGTTAGAGCAGGGCAACTAATTGTCCTTTGTGGCCAGTCAGGTTCTGGGAAATCGACGTTTTTGAAACTACTCAATGGCCTGATTCCCGATTATTACGCCGGAGAATTGCAGGGCAGTTTAAAAGTTGCTGATTGTCAAGCAGGCAGAGACAGTGTTGAAAGTTTCTCTAGGTCTGTGGCCTCCGTTTTTCAAAACCCAGCCAGCCAGTTTTTCTATCGCGAAGTCCAACACGAATTGGTTTTCCCCTGTGAAAACCAAGGACTTGCTTCTGAGCTGATTATGGAACGTCTCAACGGCTTGGCGCAGGATTTTGACTTTCAAGACTTGCTTGGTAGAGACATGTTTCATCTATCTGGAGGGCAAAAGCAAAGGGTTGCTATTGCCACGGCAATCATGCAAGGGACGGATATTATGGTTTTTGATGAGCCAACAGCTAACCTAGATCAGGCAGGAATAGAGGTAGTCAAAACCTACCTGTGTCAGCTAAAAGCGGCAGGAAAGACTATTATTGTGGCAGAACATCGCCTACATTACTTGACCGATTTGGCTGATGCGTTTTTCTATTTCCAACAAGGCTACTTGTCTCAAGTGATGACTGCTGAGACCTTACTAGCTTTGCCAGACCAAGATCGTCAAGATATGGGCTTGCGCCGCTTGGACCTATCTGATTTAATTCCTACTCTAACAAAAAAAAGCAGCAGTCAGCATTATAGTGATAAGGATGACCTTTGTATTTACAATTTGACTGTCCGAGCTGGCTCCAAAATCCTTAGACGAATTGACCAGCTTAGTTTTGCTGCAGGAAAGGTATCCGGAATCACAGGGCCAAATGGTTTGGGGAAATCCCAACTAGTGGCTTATCTGTCAGGTATCTTGGAAGATAAGCAAGCTACGATTCGTTTTCAGGGGCAGACCTTATCTGCTAAGGAGCGCCTGGCAAAGACGAGTCTTGTCTTGCAAGATGTCGGGCTTCAGTTATTTTCGGAATCGGTTTTGGAAGAAGTCAATTTAGGACATGAGCAACACCCAGAGACAGCAGTGGTGCTAGAACGTTTAGCCTTGACAGACCTTTTGGAGCGGCATCCTGCCAGCTTATCAGGAGGTGAACAACAAAGAGTCATGATTGCAGCCAGTCTGTTATCTGGAAAAGAGATTTTGATTTTTGATGAGCCAAGCAGCGGGCTTGATTTACGACAAATGCAGGCCTTGTCTAGTCTTCTTAAAGATGTAAAATCCCAAGATAAGGTGGTTATCCTGATTTCACATGATGAGGAACTCTTAACTGATGTCTGCGACAGCATTTACCACATGAGCCCGTAA
- the recG gene encoding ATP-dependent DNA helicase RecG: MLLTAPIASLKGLGPKSAEKFQKLAIYQVKDLLLYYPFRYEDFKSKSIVELLDGEKAVLTGTIVTPPSVQYYGFKRNRLTFKLKQGEVVIGVSFFNQPYLQDKLILGNEVAIFGKWDQKKTALTGMKLLMTLEDDLQPVYHVAQGISQTALIKAIKAAFDSGALASLKENLPDHLLAKYRLMPRQEAVYAMHFPKTLSEYKQALRRIKFEELFYFQMQLQVLKRANKSESNGLAIAFDQEKLDHKIAALPFPLTQAQEQSLKEILKDMRSGAHMNRLLQGDVGSGKTVIASLAMYAAYTAGLQSALMVPTEILAEQHYDSLSQLFPDLSIAILTSGMKVPEKRTALATIADGSVDMIVGTHALIQDAVQYHKLGLVITDEQHRFGVKQRRIFREKGDNPDVLMMTATPIPRTLAITAYGEMDVSIIDELPAGRKPIVTRWVKHQQLNTVLAWMKTELEQGAQAYVISPLIEESEALDLKNAVALEAELKAYFKKSARIALMHGKMKTDEKEAIMQAFKAQEIDLLVSTTVIEVGVNVPNASIMLIMDADRFGLSQLHQLRGRVGRGHKQSYAVLVANPKTESGKERMTIMTKTNDGFVLAEADLKMRGAGEIFGTRQSGIPEFKTADIVEDYAILEEARKVAVAIVSEPNWQQQAKWQSIVSHLEIKGDFD, translated from the coding sequence ATGTTATTAACAGCCCCCATTGCTAGCTTAAAAGGCTTAGGCCCTAAGTCAGCAGAAAAATTTCAAAAATTAGCTATTTATCAAGTGAAAGACCTCTTGCTCTATTACCCGTTTCGTTACGAGGATTTTAAGAGCAAGTCTATTGTTGAGCTTTTAGATGGTGAAAAGGCTGTGCTCACAGGTACCATTGTGACGCCACCCAGTGTGCAATATTATGGCTTTAAGCGGAATCGGTTGACTTTTAAATTGAAACAAGGCGAAGTGGTCATAGGGGTTAGTTTTTTTAACCAGCCTTATTTACAGGACAAATTGATTTTAGGTAATGAGGTCGCTATTTTTGGAAAATGGGATCAGAAAAAAACGGCCTTGACAGGGATGAAATTACTCATGACCTTGGAAGATGATTTGCAGCCAGTTTATCATGTGGCTCAGGGCATTAGTCAAACGGCCCTGATAAAAGCTATCAAAGCAGCTTTTGATAGCGGAGCTTTAGCAAGTCTAAAGGAAAATCTGCCTGATCACCTCCTTGCTAAATACCGATTAATGCCAAGGCAAGAAGCGGTTTATGCCATGCATTTTCCCAAAACCTTGAGTGAGTACAAGCAGGCCTTGAGACGCATTAAATTTGAGGAACTCTTTTATTTTCAAATGCAGTTGCAGGTATTGAAGCGAGCAAACAAATCAGAGAGTAATGGACTGGCTATTGCCTTTGATCAAGAAAAGCTTGATCACAAAATTGCTGCTCTGCCATTCCCCTTGACCCAAGCTCAGGAACAAAGTCTAAAGGAAATTTTAAAGGATATGCGTTCAGGTGCCCACATGAATCGGCTCTTGCAAGGAGATGTTGGATCTGGGAAAACAGTTATTGCTAGCCTTGCCATGTATGCTGCCTATACTGCTGGCCTCCAATCAGCCCTGATGGTGCCCACAGAAATTCTTGCCGAGCAACATTATGATAGTCTGAGCCAGCTCTTTCCTGACCTTTCTATTGCTATTCTGACCTCAGGCATGAAGGTTCCTGAAAAACGCACAGCTTTAGCGACTATTGCAGATGGATCGGTGGATATGATTGTGGGGACTCACGCGCTGATTCAGGATGCGGTTCAATACCACAAGTTAGGTCTTGTCATTACAGATGAACAGCACCGATTTGGGGTTAAACAGCGCCGTATTTTCCGTGAAAAAGGCGATAATCCAGATGTCCTTATGATGACAGCAACTCCTATTCCAAGAACCTTAGCTATTACAGCCTATGGGGAAATGGATGTGTCCATTATTGACGAATTACCAGCTGGTCGAAAACCCATTGTCACGCGCTGGGTCAAGCATCAACAATTGAACACCGTTTTAGCTTGGATGAAAACTGAACTGGAACAAGGAGCACAAGCCTATGTGATTTCTCCTTTGATTGAGGAATCTGAAGCCTTGGACCTTAAAAATGCTGTTGCCTTGGAAGCTGAATTAAAGGCCTATTTTAAGAAATCCGCCCGCATTGCTCTGATGCATGGTAAGATGAAGACCGACGAAAAAGAAGCCATCATGCAAGCTTTCAAAGCACAGGAAATTGATCTCTTGGTCTCAACAACAGTTATTGAAGTCGGTGTCAATGTGCCTAACGCTAGTATCATGCTGATTATGGATGCCGACCGTTTTGGCCTTAGTCAACTGCATCAGCTACGTGGGCGCGTAGGCCGTGGACACAAACAGTCTTATGCGGTGCTGGTGGCCAATCCTAAGACGGAATCGGGTAAGGAACGCATGACCATTATGACAAAAACTAATGATGGCTTTGTTCTGGCTGAAGCAGACCTCAAAATGAGAGGGGCTGGGGAAATTTTTGGAACCCGTCAGTCTGGTATTCCAGAATTTAAGACTGCAGATATTGTCGAAGATTATGCCATTTTAGAAGAGGCTCGCAAGGTAGCAGTAGCCATTGTTTCTGAGCCTAATTGGCAGCAGCAAGCAAAATGGCAGAGCATTGTTAGTCATCTTGAAATCAAAGGGGACTTTGATTAG
- a CDS encoding asparaginase, with translation MKEILVLHTGGTISMQADDSGKVTPNQNNPMTQIGLTPQDIHLTVVDFLNLPSPHITPYHMLSIYHYIQEKAAEVDAVVITHGTDTLEETAYFLDTMALPANFPIVITGAMRSSNEIGSDGVYNYLTALRVASSDKAKDKGVLVVMNDEIHAAKYVTKTHTTNISTFQTPTHGPLGIVMKNDLLFFKTAEPRVRFDLRSISGTVPIIKAYAGMGDGSILSLLTPDSIQGLVIEALGAGNVSPLAVTEIERLIALGIPVVLVSRCFNGMAEPVYAYQGGGAMLQEAGVMFVKELNAPKARLKLLIALNAGLSGKALKDYIEG, from the coding sequence ATGAAAGAAATCCTTGTCTTACACACTGGTGGAACCATCTCTATGCAGGCGGATGATTCTGGTAAAGTTACCCCAAATCAAAACAATCCGATGACCCAAATTGGCTTGACGCCCCAAGACATTCACCTTACTGTGGTGGATTTTTTAAACCTTCCAAGCCCTCACATTACCCCTTACCACATGCTGAGTATTTATCATTATATCCAAGAGAAGGCAGCTGAGGTTGATGCCGTAGTCATTACCCATGGTACCGATACTCTGGAAGAAACTGCTTATTTTTTGGATACCATGGCTCTGCCTGCGAATTTTCCAATCGTTATCACAGGAGCTATGAGGTCTTCTAATGAAATTGGAAGCGATGGTGTTTACAATTACCTTACTGCCCTTAGAGTAGCAAGCAGTGACAAAGCTAAAGACAAAGGTGTTTTGGTGGTTATGAACGATGAAATCCATGCTGCCAAATACGTCACAAAGACCCATACAACGAATATTTCCACCTTCCAAACACCAACTCATGGGCCATTGGGTATCGTCATGAAAAATGACCTGCTCTTTTTCAAAACTGCTGAGCCTCGTGTGCGTTTTGACCTTCGCAGTATTTCTGGAACAGTTCCTATTATTAAAGCCTATGCTGGAATGGGGGATGGGAGTATTTTAAGCCTTCTAACGCCTGATAGCATTCAAGGGCTGGTCATCGAAGCTCTTGGAGCTGGTAATGTGTCTCCTCTAGCAGTAACTGAAATTGAACGCCTGATTGCCCTAGGTATCCCAGTGGTTCTTGTTTCGCGATGCTTCAATGGCATGGCTGAACCAGTCTATGCCTATCAAGGAGGTGGAGCCATGCTGCAAGAAGCAGGGGTCATGTTCGTTAAAGAATTAAATGCTCCCAAGGCTCGACTAAAATTGTTAATTGCTCTCAATGCTGGCCTTAGCGGCAAAGCTTTAAAAGATTACATTGAGGGATAA
- a CDS encoding Cof-type HAD-IIB family hydrolase produces MTIKAVFFDIDGTLLNDRKNVQKTTQKAIQQLKKQGIMVGLATGRGPGFVQPFLENFGLDFAVTYNGQYILTRDKVLYQNQLPKSMIYKIIRYASDKKREVSLGTASGLAGSRIIDMGTSQFGQMVSSIVPKSWVKTVEGSFKHLIRRVKPQSFSNLVTIMREPIYQIVLVASADETSKIQEKFPHIKITRSSPYSLDLISVDQSKIKGIERLGQMFGFELSEVMAFGDSDNDLEMLSGVGVGVAMGNAEAVVKNGAHFTTASNNNDGISKALSHYGLIHFDVEKSFKSRDENFNKVKDFHRLMDGDTIETPRSYVLAEAGHRADFKVEEIVEFLYAASKGDKQQFTQSVLNLHAAIDKAASKVQAKEHTESPLVGQVDALADLLYFTYGSFVLMGVDPQPIFETVHEANMGKIFPDGKAHFDPVTHKIQKPADWEERYAPESAIKKELDKQLQKSLQRLEK; encoded by the coding sequence TTGACAATAAAAGCAGTCTTTTTCGACATTGATGGAACCCTCCTCAACGATCGTAAAAATGTCCAAAAAACGACACAAAAAGCCATTCAACAGTTAAAAAAACAAGGGATTATGGTTGGTTTAGCGACTGGTCGTGGGCCTGGTTTTGTGCAGCCTTTTTTAGAAAATTTTGGACTTGATTTTGCAGTTACCTATAACGGGCAATACATTTTAACGCGTGATAAGGTTCTTTACCAAAATCAATTACCCAAATCCATGATTTACAAGATTATTCGGTATGCTAGTGATAAAAAACGAGAGGTTTCCTTGGGAACGGCCTCTGGTCTGGCGGGTTCGCGGATTATTGACATGGGAACTAGCCAGTTTGGTCAGATGGTTAGTAGTATTGTGCCCAAAAGCTGGGTTAAGACGGTTGAGGGAAGTTTTAAGCACCTGATTCGTCGCGTCAAGCCTCAAAGTTTTAGCAATTTGGTAACCATTATGCGTGAACCTATTTATCAAATTGTTTTGGTGGCCTCGGCGGATGAAACCAGTAAGATTCAAGAAAAATTCCCGCATATCAAAATCACACGAAGTAGCCCTTACTCTTTGGACCTGATTTCTGTAGATCAGTCTAAAATCAAGGGGATTGAGCGCTTAGGTCAGATGTTTGGTTTTGAATTATCAGAGGTCATGGCTTTTGGGGACTCCGATAATGACTTGGAAATGTTATCAGGTGTTGGTGTCGGTGTTGCCATGGGCAATGCGGAAGCTGTGGTCAAAAATGGGGCTCATTTTACAACGGCTTCTAATAACAATGATGGGATTTCGAAAGCTTTGTCTCACTATGGGCTTATTCATTTTGATGTGGAAAAAAGCTTCAAGAGTCGTGATGAAAACTTCAATAAGGTTAAGGATTTCCATCGTCTGATGGACGGAGATACAATTGAGACTCCAAGAAGTTATGTGCTTGCAGAAGCGGGTCACCGTGCTGATTTTAAAGTGGAAGAAATTGTAGAATTCCTTTATGCAGCCAGCAAGGGAGACAAGCAGCAGTTCACACAATCCGTCCTTAATTTACATGCAGCCATTGATAAGGCAGCTAGCAAGGTACAAGCTAAAGAACATACTGAGTCACCTCTGGTTGGGCAAGTGGATGCCTTGGCAGATTTGTTATACTTTACTTACGGTTCTTTTGTGCTAATGGGAGTGGACCCACAGCCTATTTTTGAGACGGTGCATGAAGCTAATATGGGTAAGATTTTTCCTGATGGTAAGGCTCATTTTGATCCAGTGACCCATAAGATTCAAAAACCTGCTGATTGGGAAGAACGCTATGCACCTGAGTCAGCTATTAAAAAGGAATTAGACAAACAGTTACAAAAATCCCTGCAACGACTTGAGAAATAA
- a CDS encoding universal stress protein — protein sequence MSQKYERILVAIDGSYESELAFNKGVNVALRNGASLFLAHVIDTRALQSVATFDTYIYEKLEQEAKHVLDDFEKQARAAGIETVKQIIEFGNPKTLLAHDIPDREKVDLIMVGATGLNTFERLLIGSSSEYIMRNAKVDLLVVRDSTKTF from the coding sequence ATGTCACAAAAATACGAACGTATCCTCGTCGCCATCGATGGTTCTTACGAGTCCGAACTAGCATTTAATAAAGGGGTCAATGTTGCTTTACGTAATGGAGCTTCCCTATTTTTAGCCCATGTTATTGATACACGCGCCTTGCAAAGCGTTGCCACATTTGATACCTATATCTATGAAAAGCTGGAACAAGAAGCCAAACATGTGTTAGATGATTTTGAAAAACAAGCACGGGCGGCTGGCATTGAAACGGTGAAACAAATTATTGAATTTGGCAATCCAAAAACTTTACTAGCTCATGATATTCCAGACCGTGAAAAGGTGGATTTAATCATGGTTGGAGCAACTGGTCTTAATACCTTTGAACGTCTCCTTATTGGCTCATCTTCTGAATATATTATGCGTAATGCCAAAGTAGACTTGCTCGTGGTTCGTGATAGCACTAAAACCTTTTAA
- a CDS encoding pyridoxal phosphate-dependent aminotransferase, giving the protein MKIIEKSSKLEDVAYDIRGPVLDEANRMIANGEKILRLNTGNPAAFGFEAPDEVIRDLIVNARLSEGYSDSKGIFSARKAIMQYCQLKDFPEVDIEDIYLGNGVSELISMSLQALLDNGDEVLVPMPDYPLWTACVSLGGGKAVHYLCDEEADWYPDIADIKSKITDRTKAIVVINPNNPTGALYPKEILEDIVALAREYQLIIFADEIYDRLVMDGKEHVAIASLAPDVFCVSMNGLSKSHRIAGFRVGWMVLSGPKDHVKGYIEGLNMLANMRLCSNVLAQQVVQTSLGGRQSVDDLLLPGGRIFEQRNFIHRAINDIPGLSAVKPKAGLYLFPKIDRQMYRIDDDEEFVLQLLKQEKVMLVHGRGFNWKDPDHFRIVYLPTVEELEDVQEKITRVLQQYKR; this is encoded by the coding sequence ATGAAAATTATTGAAAAATCATCAAAATTAGAAGATGTTGCCTATGATATTCGAGGGCCTGTTTTGGACGAGGCTAACCGTATGATTGCGAATGGTGAAAAAATTCTGCGCTTGAATACTGGCAACCCAGCTGCCTTTGGATTTGAAGCACCCGATGAAGTGATTCGCGATTTAATTGTGAACGCTAGGTTAAGTGAGGGCTATTCTGATAGTAAAGGGATTTTTTCAGCTCGTAAGGCTATCATGCAGTACTGCCAGCTCAAGGATTTTCCAGAGGTTGATATTGAGGATATTTATTTAGGAAATGGTGTGTCAGAACTGATTTCCATGTCTCTTCAAGCCTTGCTTGATAATGGTGATGAGGTTTTGGTTCCCATGCCAGATTACCCTCTTTGGACGGCTTGTGTCAGTCTGGGCGGTGGAAAGGCTGTGCATTATCTTTGTGATGAAGAAGCTGACTGGTACCCAGATATTGCCGACATAAAATCAAAGATTACTGATCGTACCAAAGCCATTGTGGTCATCAATCCTAATAACCCAACAGGAGCCCTTTATCCCAAGGAGATTTTAGAAGACATCGTTGCTCTGGCTAGAGAGTACCAGCTGATTATTTTTGCAGATGAAATTTATGACCGCTTGGTAATGGATGGCAAGGAGCATGTCGCTATTGCTAGCTTGGCACCAGATGTTTTTTGTGTATCCATGAATGGTTTGTCAAAATCCCACCGAATTGCTGGTTTTCGAGTGGGTTGGATGGTGCTATCGGGTCCTAAAGACCATGTTAAAGGTTATATCGAAGGCTTAAACATGTTAGCCAATATGCGCCTTTGTTCAAACGTTTTAGCCCAACAAGTGGTGCAAACTTCTTTAGGAGGACGTCAGTCTGTTGATGACCTCTTACTGCCGGGGGGGCGCATTTTTGAACAGCGCAACTTTATTCATAGGGCTATCAACGATATTCCTGGTTTATCAGCGGTCAAGCCTAAGGCAGGGCTCTATCTTTTTCCTAAAATTGACCGTCAGATGTATCGTATTGATGATGATGAAGAGTTTGTCTTGCAATTATTAAAACAAGAAAAAGTGATGCTGGTGCATGGCCGTGGCTTTAACTGGAAAGATCCAGATCATTTCCGTATTGTTTATTTGCCAACGGTAGAAGAACTTGAAGATGTACAAGAAAAAATCACGCGCGTTTTACAACAGTATAAGCGTTAA
- the codY gene encoding GTP-sensing pleiotropic transcriptional regulator CodY — MPNLLEKTRQITSILQRSVDSLETELPYNAMASRLADIIDCNACIINGGGTLLGYAMKYRTNTDRVEEFFEAKQFPDTYVKAASRVYDTEANLSVENELTIFPVESKDIYPDGLTTIAPIYGGGMRLGSLIIWRNDNEFSDDDLILVEISSTVVGIQLLNLQTENLEETIRKQTAINMAINTLSYSEMKAVAAILGELDGNEGRLTASVIADRIGITRSVIVNALRKLESAGIIESRSLGMKGTYLKVINEGIFDKLKEF, encoded by the coding sequence ATGCCTAACTTATTAGAAAAAACTCGTCAAATTACGTCTATTCTGCAGCGTTCCGTAGATAGCTTGGAGACAGAACTCCCATACAATGCCATGGCATCTCGCTTAGCAGATATTATTGACTGTAATGCTTGTATTATTAACGGTGGCGGAACCCTACTTGGTTATGCCATGAAATATAGAACCAACACTGACCGTGTGGAAGAATTTTTTGAAGCAAAACAATTTCCAGATACTTATGTAAAGGCGGCTAGTCGAGTTTACGACACGGAAGCCAATCTTTCAGTTGAAAATGAATTAACCATTTTCCCAGTAGAATCTAAGGACATTTACCCTGATGGCTTGACCACCATTGCTCCAATTTACGGTGGTGGGATGCGTCTTGGTTCTCTGATTATCTGGCGAAATGACAATGAGTTTAGCGATGATGATTTGATTTTGGTGGAAATTTCAAGCACTGTTGTAGGGATTCAATTATTGAACCTTCAAACAGAAAACTTGGAAGAGACCATCCGTAAACAAACGGCTATCAATATGGCTATTAATACCTTATCTTATTCCGAAATGAAAGCTGTCGCAGCTATTCTGGGAGAATTAGATGGTAACGAAGGTCGCTTAACCGCTTCTGTTATTGCTGACCGTATTGGCATTACCCGTTCTGTTATCGTCAATGCCCTTCGTAAATTAGAAAGTGCTGGGATTATTGAGAGCCGTTCGCTTGGAATGAAGGGAACCTATCTCAAAGTTATCAACGAAGGTATTTTTGATAAATTAAAAGAATTTTAA
- a CDS encoding cysteine hydrolase family protein, whose product MRALISIDYTYDFIADDGKLSAGKPAQAIADKMAEVTQKAFDQGDYIFFAIDCHDQDDPWHPESKLFPAHNIKGTKGRDLYGPLAQVYDNIKQDPKVFWIDKRYYSAFSGTDLDIRLRERGVNRLVLIGVLTDICVLHTAIDAYNLGYQLEVVRSAVASVSIASHEWALSHFEQVLGAKIIAD is encoded by the coding sequence ATGAGAGCATTGATTTCTATTGATTATACCTATGATTTCATAGCAGATGATGGCAAACTGAGTGCAGGGAAACCAGCTCAGGCGATTGCTGATAAGATGGCGGAGGTTACTCAAAAAGCCTTTGATCAAGGGGATTATATTTTCTTTGCCATTGATTGCCACGATCAAGATGATCCTTGGCATCCTGAAAGTAAGTTGTTTCCAGCTCATAATATAAAAGGGACAAAAGGTCGTGACCTTTACGGTCCCTTGGCTCAGGTTTATGATAACATCAAGCAAGACCCTAAGGTTTTTTGGATAGATAAACGCTATTATTCTGCCTTTTCAGGGACTGATCTGGATATTCGACTAAGGGAGCGTGGGGTTAACAGGCTAGTCTTGATAGGTGTGTTGACCGATATTTGTGTCTTACATACTGCCATTGACGCCTACAATCTGGGTTACCAACTGGAGGTTGTTCGTTCAGCAGTTGCTAGTGTATCGATTGCGTCACATGAGTGGGCCTTAAGCCATTTTGAACAGGTACTTGGTGCCAAGATAATTGCTGATTAG
- a CDS encoding rhodanese-like domain-containing protein translates to MQTESPETLRVAIDQGHVLVVDVREPEEYQKGHIPAAINMPLSTFSDHYQELEFEQEIHVICQTGVRSAQAVAFLEEKGFPAITVEGGMKAWKGNLNVEPSKS, encoded by the coding sequence ATGCAAACTGAATCGCCAGAGACCTTAAGAGTCGCCATTGACCAAGGGCATGTCTTGGTAGTAGATGTCCGTGAGCCAGAGGAATATCAGAAAGGGCATATCCCGGCGGCCATTAATATGCCATTATCAACCTTTTCTGACCACTACCAAGAACTTGAATTTGAGCAAGAAATTCATGTCATTTGCCAGACTGGTGTACGTTCGGCGCAGGCTGTAGCTTTTTTAGAAGAAAAGGGCTTTCCAGCTATTACAGTTGAAGGGGGCATGAAAGCATGGAAAGGCAACCTAAACGTGGAACCTTCTAAGTCATAG